The Reichenbachiella carrageenanivorans region GAAAAGCTATTGGTCCTGACATGGGACTGATGATCGACTCAAATCATGCCTATTCCTACAAAGAAGCCTTGGAACTTTGTCATCAATTAGAGCCATTAGACATTGGATGGTTCGAAGAACCCGTATCTCCAGAAGACTACAAGGGATACAACCAGCTGAGAGCAAACACCTCGATACCTATAGCAGGTGGTGAGTGTGAGTATCTCAAGCATGGATTCAAAAGACTCCTCGAACAGGAATGTGTGGACATCGTACAGCCAGATATTTGTGCTGCAGGTGGGCTCACAGAAGCCAAAAGAATAGCCGTTTTGGCTCAGGCTCATCACAAGGATGTAGTCCCACACACATGGGGTACTTGGATTGCGATCAGTGCCGCCGTGCATTTAGTAGCTAATCTAGACAAAAATCCAGGGCGAATGTATGGCTCTAGGCCCACTATGGAACTAGACCGAACCGAAAATGCACTGCGAGATGAAGTGACTACACATCAAATAGAAATCATAGAAGGGCAATTGTTTGTACCTACTAAACCTGGCTTGGGTGTAGAAGTATGTGAAGAGGCTTTAGCCAAATACATGATG contains the following coding sequences:
- a CDS encoding mandelate racemase/muconate lactonizing enzyme family protein encodes the protein MKIIKIEPYIICHQLDTPFHFSQWQYDTRKICIVKITLEDGTYGWGEGYGPANVVKAAIEFFAPFIMGRNALENETIWQEMYLRSMDYARSGTFTAGMSAIDVALWDLKGKILNQPVSVLLGGIKNPLIEPYATGLYFERVKNLEKKLVDEALFYKEQGFRSTKMKVGLGIEQDVQLVSAIRKAIGPDMGLMIDSNHAYSYKEALELCHQLEPLDIGWFEEPVSPEDYKGYNQLRANTSIPIAGGECEYLKHGFKRLLEQECVDIVQPDICAAGGLTEAKRIAVLAQAHHKDVVPHTWGTWIAISAAVHLVANLDKNPGRMYGSRPTMELDRTENALRDEVTTHQIEIIEGQLFVPTKPGLGVEVCEEALAKYMMEEPVALQA